From the Hymenobacter yonginensis genome, one window contains:
- a CDS encoding magnesium transporter CorA family protein, with product MTETLLTHQESAFAWLDITSPTVAELQAVAAQYDLPDSLVRDCLEPTHLPKFEATHGLSFVILRVFNPPKTNEADTIQELSTKIAVFYAADYLITVHRLPHPVLNELKRVARAPGQECNTPAEVAFHLVRYALNSYMQPALTLTRELDDYEAEIFLKQEVPNALQGLYFLKRKASAAKQLLLLTRDILTMLRRQLATSVTDDTLLQDTQDLQVKVETMYQQLDGGATNLMNLYLSLSSQRTNEAMRVLTVFSAFFLPLTFIAGIYGMNFNYMPELTWKLGYPVSILSMVVISVGIYVWFKRKGWI from the coding sequence ATGACCGAAACCCTCCTCACCCATCAGGAATCCGCCTTTGCCTGGCTGGATATTACCAGCCCCACCGTGGCCGAGCTGCAGGCCGTGGCCGCGCAGTACGACCTGCCCGACTCGCTGGTGCGCGACTGTCTGGAGCCCACCCACCTGCCCAAGTTTGAGGCCACCCACGGGCTGAGCTTCGTGATTCTGCGGGTATTTAATCCGCCCAAAACCAACGAGGCCGACACCATTCAGGAGCTGAGCACCAAGATTGCCGTGTTCTACGCCGCCGACTACCTGATTACGGTGCACCGGCTGCCGCACCCGGTGCTAAACGAGCTGAAACGGGTGGCCCGCGCCCCCGGTCAGGAGTGCAACACGCCCGCCGAAGTGGCCTTCCATCTGGTGCGCTACGCCCTCAACAGCTACATGCAGCCCGCCCTCACGCTCACGCGGGAGCTGGACGACTACGAGGCCGAAATCTTCCTGAAGCAGGAAGTGCCCAACGCCCTGCAGGGCCTGTACTTCCTCAAGCGCAAAGCCTCCGCCGCCAAGCAGCTGCTGCTGCTCACGCGCGACATCCTGACGATGCTGCGCCGGCAGCTGGCCACCTCCGTCACGGACGATACGCTGCTACAGGACACCCAGGATCTGCAGGTGAAGGTGGAAACCATGTACCAGCAGCTCGACGGCGGCGCCACCAACCTCATGAACCTCTACCTCTCGCTCTCGTCGCAGCGCACCAACGAGGCCATGCGGGTACTGACGGTATTTTCGGCGTTTTTCCTGCCCCTCACCTTCATTGCCGGCATTTACGGCATGAACTTCAACTACATGCCCGAGCTGACCTGGAAGCTGGGCTACCCGGTTTCCATCCTATCGATGGTGGTTATTTCGGTGGGGATTTACGTCTGGTTCAAGCGCAAGGGCTGGATTTAA
- a CDS encoding M13 family metallopeptidase, with protein sequence MTFLPSSRRWLAAPALLLALAGCNSGTNSGSAQPDLLQANLDTTVRPGDDFFQYANGGWLKQHPIPASESSWGIGKEVQNEVYARLRALNQEAAKANAAAGSTQQKIGDFWATGMDSVAIDKQGLAPLKAELDRLAALRTPADVQAAMARLIPLNVNALVGPYVAQDAKNSEKMALYLYQAGLGLPNRDYYFNKDARTANIRKEYGTHVAKMLGLMGEDAATAQRHSAQVVKLETALAGASRKLEALRDPYANYNKMTLAQLNQLTPGLDWKTWFTQAGIPGVDTVIVGQPEFYREAARLLRTAPVEDWRAYLQWQLLHTYAERLSAPFDNENFRFYGTVLQGRKEQRPRWKRVLDDEESAMGEALGQLFVKEYFTPETKARYEKLTTNVVASFREHIQALDWMSDSTKQKALVKLTKITPKVGYPAKWRDYSALDIKRDSYAANMMRANQWRYRYELSKLGKPVDRTEWSMTPQTYNAYYNPSNNEIVLPAAIFAVPGLKDADADDAIIYGYAGASTIGHELTHGFDDEGSQFDENGNLRNWWSKKDRAAFQQRVNGIVRQFNGYTVLDSLHINGKATAGENIADLGGIVIAFDAFKKTEQYKKNEKIGGLTPTQRYFLGYALGWQNHQRDEVLAQRILTDVHSPASYRVNGPFADVPAFYEAFNVKPTDKLYRPDSARVTIW encoded by the coding sequence ATGACCTTCCTTCCCTCCTCGCGCCGCTGGTTGGCTGCCCCCGCCCTGCTGCTGGCTTTGGCCGGCTGCAACTCCGGCACCAACTCCGGCAGCGCCCAGCCCGACCTGCTCCAGGCCAACCTCGACACCACCGTGCGCCCCGGCGACGACTTCTTCCAGTACGCCAACGGCGGCTGGCTGAAGCAGCACCCCATTCCGGCTTCGGAAAGCAGCTGGGGCATCGGCAAGGAAGTGCAGAATGAGGTGTACGCCCGCCTGCGCGCCCTCAACCAGGAAGCCGCCAAAGCCAACGCCGCCGCCGGCAGCACGCAGCAGAAAATCGGCGACTTCTGGGCCACTGGCATGGATTCCGTGGCCATCGACAAGCAGGGCCTGGCGCCGCTGAAAGCCGAGCTGGACCGCCTGGCTGCCCTGCGCACCCCCGCCGACGTGCAGGCTGCCATGGCCCGCCTGATTCCGCTGAACGTGAATGCGCTGGTAGGCCCCTACGTGGCGCAGGACGCAAAAAACAGCGAGAAGATGGCGCTGTACCTGTACCAGGCCGGCCTGGGCTTGCCTAACCGCGACTACTACTTCAACAAGGACGCCCGCACCGCCAACATCCGTAAGGAGTACGGCACGCACGTGGCCAAAATGCTGGGGCTGATGGGCGAAGACGCCGCCACTGCCCAGCGCCACAGCGCCCAGGTGGTGAAGCTGGAAACGGCCCTGGCCGGGGCCTCGCGCAAGCTGGAAGCCCTGCGCGACCCTTACGCCAACTACAACAAGATGACCCTGGCCCAGCTCAACCAGCTCACGCCTGGCCTCGACTGGAAAACCTGGTTCACGCAGGCCGGCATCCCCGGCGTGGATACGGTGATTGTGGGCCAGCCCGAGTTCTACCGCGAAGCCGCCCGCCTGCTGCGCACGGCCCCCGTGGAAGATTGGCGCGCCTACCTGCAGTGGCAGTTGCTGCACACCTACGCCGAGCGCCTGAGTGCACCCTTCGACAACGAAAACTTCCGCTTCTACGGCACCGTGCTGCAGGGCCGCAAAGAGCAGCGCCCCCGCTGGAAGCGGGTGCTCGACGACGAGGAAAGCGCCATGGGCGAGGCCCTGGGCCAGCTGTTTGTGAAAGAGTATTTCACGCCCGAAACCAAGGCCCGCTACGAAAAGCTGACCACGAACGTGGTAGCGTCCTTCCGCGAGCATATTCAGGCCCTGGACTGGATGAGCGACTCCACCAAGCAGAAGGCCCTGGTAAAGCTCACCAAAATCACCCCGAAAGTGGGCTACCCCGCCAAGTGGCGCGACTACTCGGCCCTGGACATCAAGCGCGACTCCTACGCCGCCAACATGATGCGCGCCAACCAGTGGCGCTACCGCTACGAGCTCAGCAAGCTGGGCAAGCCCGTCGACCGCACCGAATGGAGCATGACGCCCCAGACCTATAACGCCTACTACAATCCCAGCAACAACGAAATCGTGTTGCCGGCCGCCATCTTCGCGGTGCCCGGTCTCAAGGATGCCGACGCCGACGACGCCATCATCTACGGCTACGCCGGCGCCAGCACCATCGGACACGAGCTGACCCATGGCTTCGACGACGAGGGCAGCCAGTTCGATGAGAACGGCAACCTGCGCAACTGGTGGAGCAAAAAAGACCGCGCCGCCTTCCAGCAGCGCGTAAATGGCATCGTGCGCCAGTTCAATGGCTACACCGTGCTCGACTCGCTGCACATCAACGGCAAGGCCACGGCCGGCGAAAACATTGCCGATCTGGGCGGCATCGTCATTGCCTTCGATGCCTTCAAGAAAACAGAACAGTACAAGAAAAACGAGAAAATCGGGGGCCTGACGCCCACGCAGCGCTACTTCCTGGGCTACGCCCTGGGCTGGCAGAACCACCAGCGCGACGAAGTGCTGGCCCAGCGCATCCTCACCGACGTGCACTCGCCGGCCAGCTACCGCGTCAACGGCCCCTTCGCCGACGTGCCGGCCTTCTACGAGGCCTTCAACGTGAAGCCCACCGACAAGCTCTACCGCCCCGACTCCGCCCGCGTGACGATTTGGTAG
- a CDS encoding DUF3667 domain-containing protein: MAHHATHLPACANCGYSFPADTPAEFCPRCGQQNHEVNISFGHLVEETLEGLFHFDGKVFRTAGLLLFRPGVLTRRFLEGRRMPYVPPVRLYVFLSFVFFLLLSSVTKPEHGRERPVQLFARQAATLTETANDPARQQELQLLRDIAQAQSPARSDSLQRLFTDLMQQRQKAGRPPQALTQATTDSTTRRSASDGLNLSVMGVKLPEEEVAKLPDDITQAQVDSVLRSKGAVPGFWNRLGVKRAVRWHHVTSEEAMHQILRGLSLLIFLIMPLAALLLKGAYFRQRRHYISHLIFTVHIHCFLFVYFAVALLLSKLSFMAWAQDYVLLIPGIYFLLSLRNFYQQSWPKTVLKSLLLGLSYGFTLALALTLVALGGLIMF; encoded by the coding sequence ATGGCGCACCACGCTACCCACTTACCGGCCTGCGCAAACTGCGGCTACTCGTTTCCGGCCGACACGCCGGCTGAATTCTGCCCCCGCTGCGGCCAACAGAATCACGAAGTCAATATCTCCTTCGGCCACTTAGTGGAAGAAACGCTGGAAGGACTGTTCCACTTCGATGGCAAGGTATTCCGAACGGCGGGCCTGCTGCTGTTTCGGCCGGGCGTGCTCACGCGGCGCTTTCTGGAGGGCCGGCGCATGCCCTACGTGCCGCCGGTGCGGCTCTATGTGTTCCTGAGCTTTGTGTTTTTCCTGCTCCTATCGTCGGTTACCAAGCCTGAACACGGCCGTGAGCGGCCGGTACAGCTGTTTGCCCGGCAGGCCGCCACCCTGACAGAAACCGCCAACGATCCTGCCCGGCAGCAGGAACTGCAACTGCTTCGCGACATTGCTCAGGCGCAGTCGCCGGCCCGCAGTGACAGTCTGCAGCGCCTCTTCACGGATTTGATGCAGCAGCGCCAAAAAGCCGGCCGGCCGCCGCAGGCTCTCACGCAGGCCACCACAGACTCAACAACCCGCAGAAGCGCCTCCGACGGCCTCAACCTCTCGGTGATGGGCGTCAAGCTCCCGGAAGAAGAGGTGGCAAAGCTGCCCGATGACATCACGCAGGCGCAGGTGGACTCTGTGCTGCGTAGCAAGGGTGCCGTGCCCGGCTTCTGGAACCGGCTGGGCGTGAAGCGGGCCGTGCGCTGGCACCACGTCACGAGCGAGGAAGCCATGCACCAGATTCTGCGCGGCCTGTCGCTGCTCATTTTCCTGATTATGCCGCTGGCGGCGCTGCTGCTGAAGGGCGCGTATTTCCGGCAGCGCCGGCACTACATCAGCCACCTCATCTTCACGGTGCACATCCACTGCTTCCTGTTTGTGTACTTCGCAGTGGCACTGCTGCTGAGCAAGCTCAGCTTTATGGCCTGGGCCCAAGACTATGTCCTGCTGATTCCGGGCATATACTTTCTGCTGTCCCTGCGCAACTTCTATCAGCAAAGCTGGCCGAAAACAGTGCTAAAATCCCTGCTCCTAGGCCTGAGCTACGGCTTCACACTGGCCCTGGCCCTGACGCTGGTAGCGCTGGGCGGGCTGATCATGTTTTAA
- a CDS encoding cyanophycinase — translation MPHQTPAAPPLGTLVALGGGDDDAMLALLCDLLPSPATAVEIVTVASRDDTRSGRAYERALRELGCTGARHLRISEQHPADAPDTLRRLRHAGLVFFSGGDQERITDFLHHTEFARVLHERYYHDATFIIAGTSAGAAVLPEYMIVDGHGWRALRKGGMQTSAGLGLLPQLLIDQHFVERGRFGRLAHALLAHPMCLGLGLAEETGLIIRGGTEAEVFGDGVVMVVDGRQLHGNNLGRIGRGEPVSGQDLRVHLLVAGQRLQLQNRRVIGEDPDTR, via the coding sequence ATGCCTCACCAGACGCCTGCCGCCCCGCCGCTCGGCACCCTTGTTGCCCTCGGCGGCGGCGACGACGACGCCATGCTGGCTTTGCTCTGCGACCTGCTGCCGAGCCCCGCCACCGCCGTCGAAATCGTGACCGTGGCCTCCCGCGACGACACCCGCTCCGGCCGCGCCTACGAGCGGGCCCTGCGCGAGCTGGGCTGTACCGGCGCCCGCCACCTGCGCATCAGCGAGCAGCACCCGGCCGATGCCCCCGACACGCTGCGCCGCTTGCGCCACGCCGGCCTCGTGTTTTTCAGCGGCGGCGACCAGGAGCGCATCACCGATTTTCTGCACCACACCGAGTTTGCGCGGGTGCTGCACGAGCGGTACTACCACGATGCCACCTTCATTATTGCGGGCACCAGCGCCGGCGCGGCTGTGCTGCCCGAGTACATGATAGTGGACGGCCACGGCTGGCGCGCCCTGCGCAAAGGCGGCATGCAAACCAGCGCCGGCCTCGGCCTGCTGCCCCAGCTGCTCATCGACCAGCACTTTGTGGAGCGCGGCCGCTTCGGGCGGCTGGCCCACGCGCTGCTGGCCCACCCCATGTGCCTGGGCCTGGGTTTGGCCGAGGAAACCGGCCTCATCATCCGGGGCGGCACCGAGGCCGAGGTGTTCGGCGACGGCGTGGTGATGGTGGTGGACGGGCGCCAGCTGCACGGCAACAACCTGGGGCGCATCGGGCGCGGCGAGCCGGTAAGCGGGCAGGATCTGCGAGTGCATCTGCTGGTGGCCGGGCAGCGCCTGCAGCTGCAGAATAGGCGGGTGATAGGAGAGGATCCGGATACAAGGTGA
- a CDS encoding nuclear transport factor 2 family protein, which produces MHPHEQLLHRFYQAFQRRDHAAMAACYHPQATFEDAAFQLQGADIGKMWRMLCERGKDLRLAYNDLHADDHAGRATWDARYTFSQTGRKVHNHIQARFTFQDGLILTHHDEFSFWRWSRQALGPVGWLLGWSGFLQNKVRKSAAQGLAAYRPQLSQ; this is translated from the coding sequence ATGCACCCGCACGAACAGCTTCTTCACCGCTTCTACCAAGCCTTTCAGCGTCGCGACCATGCCGCCATGGCCGCCTGCTACCATCCCCAGGCCACCTTCGAGGATGCCGCGTTTCAGCTTCAGGGGGCCGATATCGGGAAGATGTGGCGCATGCTCTGCGAGCGGGGCAAAGACCTGCGCCTCGCCTACAACGACCTCCACGCCGACGACCACGCCGGCCGCGCCACCTGGGACGCCCGCTACACCTTCTCGCAAACCGGCCGCAAGGTGCACAACCACATCCAGGCCCGCTTCACGTTCCAGGACGGCCTCATCCTCACCCATCACGACGAGTTCAGCTTCTGGCGCTGGTCACGGCAGGCGCTGGGGCCGGTGGGGTGGCTGTTGGGCTGGTCGGGGTTTCTGCAGAACAAGGTGCGCAAATCGGCGGCGCAGGGGCTGGCGGCGTACCGGCCGCAGCTGAGCCAGTAA
- the mgtE gene encoding magnesium transporter, with amino-acid sequence MNQNPTADHITSLIQEGEFFKLKEILKHYEPAELVELIEAEEEREQLIVFRLLPLRLATQVFEYLDLEVQKHFLANLSQEKISDILNEMSPDDRTALLEFLPDDFVKELIQTLSEPERKVTLELLGYPEYSVGRLMTPDYIAIRESWTVQQVLDYIRRHGGQSETLSVLYVTDQRGVLIDDIRIREFLLSAPDRPVSELMDRRYVKLNAMQDQEAAIDVFRKNDRVALPVVNDDGVLFGIVTIDDILDIREEEDTEDIQKLGGSAALDEPYLATSIWSMVKKRAGWLVILLIGEMLTTSAMHHFEDDLQKAAVLGLFIPLIISAGGNAGSQATSLIIRAMSLGEFTLSDWWLVMRREIVSGLALGSILGVVGAMRIVLWAKVVDPGYFGPYWQLIAVTVGFSLLGIVLWGALSGAMLPMLLKRLGLDPATASAPFVATLVDVTGLIIYFSVATLVLRGTLL; translated from the coding sequence ATGAATCAGAACCCGACCGCCGACCACATTACGTCCCTGATTCAGGAGGGAGAGTTTTTCAAGCTCAAGGAGATTCTCAAGCATTACGAGCCCGCCGAGCTGGTGGAGTTGATTGAGGCCGAGGAGGAGCGTGAGCAGCTGATTGTGTTCCGGCTGCTGCCGCTGCGGCTGGCCACGCAGGTGTTCGAATACCTCGACCTGGAGGTGCAGAAGCACTTTCTGGCCAACCTGAGCCAGGAGAAAATTTCCGACATCCTCAACGAAATGTCGCCCGACGACCGGACGGCGCTGTTGGAATTCCTGCCCGACGACTTCGTGAAGGAGCTGATCCAGACGCTGAGCGAGCCGGAGCGCAAGGTGACGCTGGAGCTGCTGGGCTACCCCGAGTACTCGGTGGGCCGCCTGATGACGCCCGACTACATTGCCATTCGGGAGAGCTGGACCGTGCAGCAGGTGCTGGACTACATCCGGCGCCACGGCGGGCAGTCGGAGACGCTGAGCGTGCTCTACGTGACTGACCAGCGCGGCGTGCTCATCGACGATATCCGCATCCGAGAGTTTCTGCTGTCGGCGCCCGACCGGCCCGTGAGCGAGCTGATGGACCGCCGCTACGTGAAGCTCAACGCCATGCAGGACCAGGAAGCGGCCATCGACGTGTTCCGCAAAAACGACCGGGTGGCCCTGCCCGTGGTCAACGATGACGGCGTGCTGTTTGGCATCGTGACCATCGACGACATTCTGGACATCCGGGAAGAAGAAGACACCGAGGACATCCAGAAGCTGGGCGGTTCGGCGGCGCTGGATGAGCCGTACCTGGCCACGTCCATCTGGAGCATGGTGAAAAAGCGCGCCGGCTGGCTGGTGATTCTGCTGATTGGCGAGATGCTGACCACCTCGGCCATGCACCACTTCGAGGACGACTTGCAGAAGGCGGCGGTGCTGGGGCTGTTTATTCCGCTGATTATTTCGGCCGGCGGCAATGCCGGCTCGCAGGCTACCTCGCTTATCATCCGGGCTATGAGCCTGGGCGAGTTCACCCTCTCCGACTGGTGGCTGGTAATGCGGCGCGAAATCGTGTCGGGGCTGGCTCTGGGCAGCATTCTGGGGGTGGTGGGTGCCATGCGCATCGTGCTATGGGCCAAGGTGGTAGACCCGGGCTACTTCGGGCCGTACTGGCAACTGATTGCCGTAACGGTGGGCTTCTCGCTGCTGGGCATAGTGCTGTGGGGCGCGCTGTCGGGGGCTATGCTGCCCATGCTGCTCAAGCGCCTGGGCCTCGACCCGGCCACGGCCTCGGCCCCATTCGTGGCTACGCTCGTGGACGTAACGGGCCTGATTATCTATTTCTCAGTGGCTACACTGGTGCTGCGCGGCACGCTGCTTTAA
- a CDS encoding head GIN domain-containing protein — protein sequence MKRLRYASLTLLLALLLPALLLAAPNREIRSVAAFTRLGVANSAKIVLRQGSPQRVEVEATTADLARIETVVEGGRLRISTKQQNGRMWSGDNLEGPVTVYVTMTDVAELSVSGSGQIKAEEAVKADRLSLAVSGSGRILLPRLTASELKSAVSGSGEIQVAGTCPRHEARISGSGNVLATELRTEASTIGISGSGNGRLYASRTLEASIAGSGNVYVRGGANVSSKIAGSGRVRKE from the coding sequence ATGAAACGCTTACGCTACGCCTCCCTGACCCTGCTGCTGGCTCTGCTGCTGCCCGCTTTGCTCCTGGCTGCGCCCAACCGCGAAATACGCTCTGTGGCGGCCTTCACGCGCCTGGGCGTGGCCAATTCGGCCAAGATAGTTTTGCGGCAGGGCAGCCCGCAGCGCGTGGAAGTGGAAGCCACCACTGCCGACCTGGCCCGCATCGAAACCGTGGTGGAAGGTGGCCGCCTGCGCATCAGCACCAAGCAGCAGAACGGCAGAATGTGGTCCGGCGACAACCTCGAAGGCCCGGTGACGGTGTACGTGACCATGACCGACGTGGCAGAGCTCAGCGTGAGCGGCTCCGGCCAGATCAAAGCCGAAGAGGCCGTGAAGGCAGACCGCCTGTCGTTGGCGGTCAGCGGCTCCGGCCGCATCCTGCTGCCCCGGCTCACAGCCAGCGAGCTAAAATCGGCCGTATCGGGATCGGGCGAAATTCAGGTGGCCGGCACCTGCCCGCGGCATGAGGCCCGCATCAGCGGCTCCGGCAACGTGCTGGCCACCGAGCTGCGCACCGAGGCCAGCACCATCGGCATCAGCGGCTCTGGCAACGGCCGCCTCTACGCCAGCCGTACGCTGGAGGCCAGCATTGCCGGCTCCGGCAACGTATACGTACGCGGCGGCGCCAACGTCAGCAGCAAAATTGCCGGCTCCGGCCGGGTGCGCAAAGAGTAA
- a CDS encoding PA14 domain-containing protein codes for MAQPNNCIGQDPSGSPATSGLYAEYYSGYFDDDQLFFTNRAAGLIRTDVQANFPNSGFGDLTTVAANTLADPDGFSLRQRGSLAITTAGMYTFYLYSDDAAYFWLDNAALASPAILAQATIANGGMHSASVAQQASVYLVAGLHNILLHYGEMGSANTLILEYEGPDAPARQVVPASVFCTAVQPVRTLPANLMYANDNQTVTVGTGTMSSVPTVTGVGATPQFLLANAASLPAGISLNAATGQLTFGVNVPTGLYQPNILVIGSQGATLFRQAYTFVAAVPPAAGCMSVRPDRGPPTQGLYGEYYQGYFADDPAYFSANRPGLVRLESHLNFDTDGSWGDLTAVATGTATDANEYSARFRGSFTISTSGLYTLYLRSDDGSRLWLDTYALMSTPPNNMATINNGGMHPDSTVAVTLPLLAGQHDLQIHFGENGGRNKLVLEYEGPDAPTRRVMPPSIFCSGGSGRPLGVRPVARQSSMVVAPNPSKGSFGVRIAQPQPSPGTLQLLDIQGRLCYQTSLLDVAEQQVQLQLPSLPVGVYLLRLTTETGTATQKVVIE; via the coding sequence ATGGCCCAACCCAACAACTGCATCGGCCAAGACCCGAGCGGTAGCCCAGCTACCAGCGGCTTATATGCCGAGTACTACAGTGGCTACTTCGACGATGACCAGCTGTTCTTCACAAATCGGGCGGCTGGCCTGATCCGAACAGATGTGCAGGCCAATTTCCCCAACAGCGGGTTTGGCGACCTGACGACTGTGGCCGCCAATACGCTTGCGGACCCGGATGGCTTTAGTCTGCGTCAGCGCGGCAGTTTGGCCATTACTACGGCCGGCATGTATACATTTTATCTGTATTCTGACGACGCGGCCTACTTCTGGCTTGACAATGCAGCGCTAGCCAGCCCGGCTATTTTGGCGCAGGCCACCATTGCCAACGGCGGGATGCACAGTGCCTCCGTGGCGCAGCAGGCCAGCGTGTATCTGGTGGCCGGGCTGCATAACATCCTGCTACACTACGGCGAAATGGGCAGCGCCAACACGCTGATACTGGAATACGAAGGTCCTGATGCTCCTGCCCGGCAGGTAGTGCCTGCCAGCGTGTTCTGCACGGCCGTGCAGCCCGTGCGGACCCTCCCTGCCAACCTGATGTACGCCAACGATAATCAGACGGTGACTGTGGGCACCGGCACTATGTCGTCGGTGCCAACAGTGACGGGAGTAGGGGCTACGCCGCAGTTTCTGTTGGCAAATGCTGCCAGTCTGCCAGCCGGCATAAGCCTCAACGCCGCCACAGGCCAGCTGACGTTTGGCGTGAATGTGCCCACGGGCCTGTATCAGCCTAATATACTTGTGATTGGCAGCCAGGGCGCTACGTTGTTTCGGCAGGCCTACACCTTTGTAGCGGCTGTGCCGCCGGCTGCCGGCTGCATGAGTGTCCGCCCCGACCGAGGCCCCCCAACGCAAGGGCTATACGGCGAATACTACCAAGGCTATTTTGCGGATGATCCGGCCTACTTCTCGGCTAATCGGCCCGGCCTAGTACGCCTGGAAAGCCACCTCAACTTTGATACTGATGGCAGCTGGGGCGACCTGACTGCTGTGGCCACGGGCACTGCCACCGATGCTAACGAGTACAGTGCGCGCTTTCGGGGAAGTTTCACCATCAGCACTTCCGGCCTTTATACACTCTATCTCCGGTCTGATGATGGCTCCCGGCTGTGGCTTGATACCTACGCGCTGATGTCGACCCCACCCAATAACATGGCCACCATCAATAATGGGGGCATGCACCCCGACTCCACAGTAGCCGTTACGCTGCCTTTGCTCGCCGGCCAGCATGACCTGCAGATTCATTTTGGCGAAAACGGTGGGCGCAACAAGCTTGTGCTAGAATACGAAGGCCCGGATGCCCCAACGCGGCGCGTAATGCCCCCTAGCATTTTTTGCTCGGGCGGTAGTGGGCGGCCCCTTGGCGTCCGGCCAGTTGCCCGGCAGTCAAGTATGGTAGTAGCTCCTAACCCCAGCAAAGGCAGTTTTGGAGTTCGTATTGCGCAGCCACAACCGAGCCCGGGCACCCTTCAGCTGCTGGATATACAAGGCCGCCTCTGCTACCAAACCAGCCTGTTGGATGTTGCCGAGCAGCAGGTGCAGCTTCAGCTACCTAGTTTACCAGTGGGGGTGTACTTGCTGCGTCTCACTACCGAAACCGGCACTGCTACTCAGAAAGTAGTGATAGAGTAA
- the arfB gene encoding alternative ribosome rescue aminoacyl-tRNA hydrolase ArfB: protein MLPAAADFLPELQFQTSRSSGPGGQNVNKVESRVELRFRLLESQLLTDEQKQTLQQKLASKLTSEGELLVVAQEDRSQLRNKETALQKFHELLTKALHKPKARKATKPSKGAVRQRLESKKKHGDKKTNRGRVDF, encoded by the coding sequence ATGCTGCCTGCCGCCGCCGACTTCCTGCCCGAACTTCAATTCCAGACCAGCCGCAGCAGCGGCCCCGGCGGGCAGAACGTGAACAAGGTGGAAAGCCGCGTGGAGCTGCGCTTCCGGCTGCTGGAGTCGCAGCTGCTCACTGATGAACAGAAGCAGACGCTGCAGCAGAAACTGGCCTCCAAGCTCACCTCCGAGGGCGAGCTGCTGGTAGTGGCGCAGGAAGACCGCAGCCAATTGCGCAACAAGGAAACGGCGCTGCAGAAGTTTCATGAGCTGCTCACCAAAGCCCTGCACAAGCCTAAAGCCCGCAAAGCCACCAAGCCCAGCAAAGGCGCCGTGCGCCAGCGCCTGGAGTCCAAAAAGAAGCATGGCGACAAGAAAACCAACCGCGGCCGGGTGGATTTTTAG